One part of the Conexibacter woesei Iso977N genome encodes these proteins:
- a CDS encoding NADP-dependent oxidoreductase: MPTARRWIAERFGTPQDALTLVEADVPEPGPGEVTIAVAAAGMNPADFKRFAAGDPAVLPYAPGFEVAGTLTAIGPDTGIGSGPANVGDEVLAFRVTGGYASTLTVPAKDVFLKPATLPFPEAANLLLAGATAAEMLEVTKVTDTDTVLLHGASGAVGVAVLQLARRRGARVIGTTSDARRDVVTRFGGEPVAYGDGLEARVRELAPGGIDVALDTAGTDEASDVSLSLVADRGRILTVANMARAREAGFHQLGGSNPTSAAFRDTIRPELIALAAAGDLVVPIARTFPLDEAPAALELLRGGHPGGKLALIP; this comes from the coding sequence ATGCCCACCGCCCGCCGCTGGATCGCCGAGCGCTTCGGCACACCGCAGGACGCCCTCACGCTCGTCGAGGCCGACGTCCCGGAGCCCGGGCCGGGCGAGGTGACGATCGCGGTCGCCGCCGCCGGCATGAACCCCGCGGACTTCAAGCGCTTCGCGGCCGGCGACCCGGCGGTCCTGCCCTACGCGCCCGGCTTCGAGGTCGCGGGCACGCTGACCGCGATCGGGCCGGACACCGGCATCGGCTCCGGCCCCGCGAACGTGGGCGACGAGGTGCTCGCGTTCCGCGTCACCGGCGGCTACGCGAGCACGCTCACGGTCCCGGCCAAGGACGTGTTCCTCAAGCCCGCGACGCTGCCGTTCCCGGAGGCCGCGAACCTCCTGCTCGCGGGCGCGACCGCCGCCGAGATGCTCGAGGTGACCAAGGTCACCGACACCGACACGGTGCTGCTCCACGGCGCGTCGGGCGCGGTCGGCGTCGCGGTGCTGCAGCTCGCACGCCGCCGCGGCGCGCGCGTGATCGGGACGACGAGCGACGCGCGCCGCGACGTCGTGACGCGCTTCGGCGGCGAGCCGGTCGCCTACGGCGACGGCCTCGAGGCGCGCGTGCGCGAGCTGGCGCCCGGCGGGATCGACGTCGCGCTCGACACGGCCGGGACCGACGAGGCGTCCGACGTGTCGCTGAGCCTCGTCGCCGACCGCGGCCGGATCCTGACCGTCGCGAACATGGCCCGCGCGCGGGAGGCCGGCTTCCACCAGCTCGGCGGGTCGAACCCGACCTCCGCCGCCTTCCGCGACACGATCCGCCCCGAGCTGATCGCGCTCGCCGCCGCGGGCGACCTCGTCGTCCCGATCGCCCGCACGTTCCCGCTCGACGAGGCGCCCGCGGCGCTGGAGCTCCTGCGCGGCGGCCACCCGGGCGGCAAGCTCGCGCTGATCCCGTAG
- the selD gene encoding selenide, water dikinase SelD codes for MAAVTSPVPLTSLSSGAGCGCKLAAADLLPIVRDLPAATDPRLLVGSSTGDDAAVFRISDDVALVQTIDFFTPLVDDPYDFGRVAAANALSDVYAMGGVPVTAMNVVAFPLERLGGDVLGAILRGGADVVAQAGASVVGGHSIKDDEPKYGLAVTGTVHPDRIVANAGGQVGDVLVLTKPLGVGAIVTAAKRGAAGPDLVARAVEVMVELNADASRVALAAGVHAMTDVTGFGLLGHLHNVARESGLAAEVDAAAVPAIDGVEALLCAEGAVSGGSARNAEWAAGFATIGDRVEPWRARLLTDATTSGGLLMALPAQTDVAAAIPGGTVVGRLTDGPPGTISVA; via the coding sequence ATGGCCGCCGTCACCAGCCCGGTCCCGCTGACGTCGCTGTCCTCGGGCGCCGGCTGCGGCTGCAAGCTCGCCGCCGCCGACCTGCTCCCGATCGTCAGGGACCTCCCGGCCGCGACCGACCCGCGCCTGCTCGTCGGCTCGTCGACCGGCGACGACGCCGCGGTGTTCCGGATCAGCGACGACGTCGCGCTGGTCCAGACGATCGACTTCTTCACCCCGTTGGTGGACGATCCTTACGACTTCGGCCGTGTCGCCGCCGCCAACGCGCTGAGCGACGTGTACGCCATGGGCGGCGTCCCGGTGACCGCGATGAACGTCGTCGCGTTCCCGCTGGAGCGCCTCGGCGGCGACGTGCTCGGCGCGATCCTGCGCGGGGGCGCCGACGTGGTGGCGCAAGCGGGCGCGTCGGTCGTCGGCGGGCACTCGATCAAGGACGACGAGCCGAAGTACGGGTTGGCGGTGACCGGGACGGTGCACCCGGACCGGATCGTGGCGAACGCGGGCGGGCAGGTCGGCGATGTCCTGGTGTTGACCAAGCCGCTCGGCGTCGGCGCGATCGTCACCGCCGCCAAGCGCGGCGCCGCGGGGCCGGACCTCGTCGCGCGCGCGGTCGAGGTCATGGTGGAGCTCAACGCCGACGCGTCGCGCGTCGCGCTGGCCGCGGGCGTGCACGCGATGACCGACGTGACGGGCTTCGGGTTGTTGGGGCACTTGCACAACGTCGCGCGCGAGAGCGGGCTGGCGGCGGAGGTCGACGCGGCCGCGGTCCCGGCGATCGACGGGGTCGAGGCGCTGCTGTGCGCCGAGGGCGCCGTCTCCGGCGGCAGCGCCCGCAACGCCGAGTGGGCGGCGGGCTTCGCGACGATCGGCGACCGCGTCGAGCCCTGGCGCGCGCGGCTGCTGACCGACGCCACGACGTCCGGCGGGTTGTTGATGGCCTTGCCCGCTCAGACCGACGTCGCCGCCGCGATCCCCGGCGGCACGGTGGTCGGCCGCCTCACCGACGGCCCGCCTGGCACGATCTCGGTCGCATGA